From Pseudomonas sp. CCI4.2, one genomic window encodes:
- a CDS encoding MFS transporter, protein MQTETLVRPAIATRVSTALPTRRRYFMLALVLIATVINYVDRINISIVAPFMAKDLGFDKIEMGLIFSAFAWTYAFALLPGGYMADRFGSRITYGISLVVWSIATVFQGAVSNFSMLFGLRLTIGAMEAPAFPANSRAVTLWFPTRERGLATSIYVMGQYIGTALFSGLLLWIATTYGWKQVFYVTGGVGVIFGGIWYWKYRDPLADKHLSKEELTYIEEGGGLAQSSKERTPFNWKLVRQLFTYRQIWAICIGKFASSSALYFFLTWFPTYLMEERKMTMVKVGIFAALPYIGATVGVLLAGYFSDLLIRRNFSMSFARKAPLVIGSALGMSIVLVNFVQSNELCIAILTVAFFAQGVSAASWAAVSEVAPKELIGLTGGVTSLSANLAGIVTPIMVGFIVQSTGSFAWAFNFIGLVALMGTLSYSLLLGRLHRIVLKPV, encoded by the coding sequence ATGCAGACCGAGACCCTCGTTCGTCCGGCAATTGCCACGCGCGTATCCACGGCGTTGCCGACCCGGCGGCGCTATTTCATGTTGGCACTGGTGCTTATCGCAACAGTGATCAACTACGTCGACCGCATCAACATTTCCATCGTCGCGCCGTTCATGGCCAAAGACCTCGGTTTCGACAAGATCGAAATGGGGCTGATCTTTTCCGCGTTTGCCTGGACCTATGCCTTCGCGCTGTTGCCCGGTGGCTACATGGCTGACCGCTTTGGCTCACGAATTACCTACGGCATTTCGCTGGTGGTCTGGTCCATCGCGACGGTGTTTCAAGGGGCCGTCAGCAACTTCAGCATGCTCTTCGGTTTGCGTTTGACCATCGGCGCCATGGAAGCCCCAGCGTTTCCGGCCAACAGCCGAGCGGTGACCTTGTGGTTCCCGACCCGCGAGCGAGGGTTGGCCACCAGTATCTATGTCATGGGCCAATACATCGGCACCGCCCTGTTTTCCGGGTTGTTGCTGTGGATTGCCACCACGTACGGCTGGAAGCAGGTGTTCTATGTCACTGGCGGCGTAGGGGTGATCTTCGGCGGTATTTGGTACTGGAAATACCGGGACCCGCTGGCGGACAAACACCTGAGCAAAGAAGAGCTGACCTACATCGAAGAGGGCGGCGGTCTGGCCCAGAGCAGTAAAGAACGTACGCCTTTCAATTGGAAACTGGTACGTCAGCTGTTTACCTACCGACAGATTTGGGCGATCTGCATCGGCAAGTTCGCCAGCTCTTCGGCGCTGTATTTCTTCCTGACCTGGTTCCCGACGTACCTGATGGAAGAGCGCAAGATGACCATGGTCAAGGTCGGCATCTTTGCTGCGCTGCCCTACATCGGCGCTACCGTCGGTGTGTTACTGGCAGGCTATTTCTCGGACCTGCTGATCCGTCGCAACTTCTCGATGTCCTTCGCTCGCAAGGCGCCGTTGGTGATCGGCTCGGCGCTGGGCATGTCCATCGTGTTGGTCAACTTCGTGCAATCCAATGAGCTGTGCATCGCGATTCTGACCGTTGCCTTTTTTGCTCAAGGTGTTTCTGCAGCGTCTTGGGCGGCGGTCTCGGAAGTAGCGCCCAAAGAATTGATCGGCTTGACCGGTGGTGTTACCAGTCTGTCGGCCAACCTGGCCGGCATCGTGACTCCGATCATGGTCGGCTTCATTGTTCAGAGCACGGGCTCGTTTGCCTGGGCATTCAACTTCATCGGGCTGGTCGCGTTGATGGGCACTTTGTCCTATTCACTGCTGCTGGGCCGTTTACACCGTATCGTGCTCAAACCCGTCTAA
- a CDS encoding MFS transporter codes for MPHAKPTHVRYLILLMLFLVTTINYADRATIAIAGSSLQKSLGIDAVTLGFIFSAFGWAYVAGQIPGGWLLDRFGSKKVYALSIFTWSLFTVLQGYVGEFGVSTAIVALFMLRFLVGLAEAPSFPGNARIVAAWFPTAERGTASAIFNSAQYFATVLFAPLMGWIVYSFGWQHVFVVMGGVGLVFSAIWLKVIHSPRNHPMINEAEFNHIADNGGLVDMDQDKGKGASGGPKWDYVRQLLTNRMMLGVYLGQYCINGITYFFLTWFPVYLVQERGMTILKAGFIASLPAICGFIGGVLGGIISDYLLRKGHSLTFSRKLPIIGGLLLSTTIVACNYVDIEWMVVGFMALAFFGKGVGALGWAVVSDTSPKQIAGLSGGLFNMFGNIASITTPIVIGYIISSTGSFKWALVFVGANALVAVISYLFIVGEIKRVELKEPPLKGPAIGDGAEKLSQAKS; via the coding sequence ATGCCACACGCCAAGCCGACTCACGTCCGCTATTTGATTCTGCTCATGCTGTTTCTGGTGACCACGATCAATTATGCCGACCGTGCAACCATTGCTATCGCGGGCTCAAGCCTGCAAAAAAGTCTCGGCATCGATGCCGTTACCCTCGGTTTTATTTTTTCCGCATTTGGTTGGGCCTACGTGGCTGGCCAGATTCCTGGCGGATGGCTGCTTGACCGGTTCGGGTCGAAAAAAGTCTATGCGCTGAGTATTTTCACGTGGTCGCTGTTCACCGTGCTGCAAGGCTATGTCGGTGAATTCGGCGTCTCCACGGCCATCGTCGCGCTGTTCATGCTGCGGTTCCTGGTGGGGCTGGCTGAAGCGCCGTCCTTTCCCGGTAACGCACGGATCGTGGCGGCCTGGTTCCCGACGGCTGAACGCGGCACCGCATCGGCCATCTTCAACTCCGCACAATATTTCGCCACGGTACTGTTCGCCCCGCTGATGGGCTGGATCGTTTACAGCTTCGGCTGGCAGCACGTGTTTGTGGTGATGGGCGGTGTCGGTCTGGTGTTTTCCGCGATCTGGCTGAAAGTTATCCACAGCCCGCGCAATCACCCGATGATCAACGAAGCCGAGTTCAACCATATTGCCGACAACGGCGGTCTGGTCGACATGGATCAGGACAAGGGCAAAGGCGCCAGCGGCGGCCCCAAGTGGGACTACGTTCGTCAGTTGCTGACCAACCGGATGATGCTCGGTGTTTACCTGGGCCAGTACTGCATCAACGGCATTACCTACTTCTTCCTAACCTGGTTCCCGGTGTACCTGGTTCAGGAGCGTGGGATGACGATTTTGAAAGCCGGCTTCATTGCTTCGCTGCCGGCGATCTGTGGGTTCATCGGCGGCGTATTGGGCGGGATCATTTCTGACTACCTGCTGCGCAAAGGTCATTCGCTGACCTTCTCCCGTAAGCTGCCGATTATCGGCGGGTTGCTGCTGTCGACGACGATTGTTGCGTGCAACTACGTGGACATCGAATGGATGGTGGTCGGTTTCATGGCCCTGGCCTTCTTCGGCAAAGGCGTCGGAGCATTGGGTTGGGCTGTGGTTTCCGATACCTCGCCAAAACAAATCGCCGGTTTGAGCGGTGGTTTGTTCAACATGTTCGGCAACATTGCGTCGATCACCACCCCTATTGTGATTGGTTACATCATCAGCTCAACCGGCTCGTTCAAGTGGGCACTGGTGTTCGTCGGCGCCAACGCGCTGGTGGCGGTGATTAGCTACCTGTTCATCGTCGGAGAGATCAAACGCGTCGAATTGAAAGAGCCGCCACTTAAGGGCCCAGCAATCGGCGATGGCGCCGAAAAGCTTTCTCAAGCCAAATCCTGA
- a CDS encoding 2-hydroxyacid dehydrogenase — MANPRLLQVGPLTDRFNQQLAAAHDVQQLWTQADPVAFLKERGAEFDIVITSARFGCSAAQLAAMPSVKAICSFGVGYDAIALGAAHARGIQISNTPDVLNDCVADLAMGLIIDSARKIALGDRFVRDGSWGAKPFPLGRSVTGKKLGIVGLGRIGKEVVKRSSGFSMEARYHNRKPDATSPLQYEADLIELARWSDFLVLTCVGGPSTHHLISTDVLEALGETGTLINVARGTVVDEDALVAALVNGKLGAAGLDVFDVEPKVPSALLELPNVVLLPHIGSGTEETRLGMEAVVFSNLKAFLERGEVVNAV; from the coding sequence ATGGCTAATCCACGTTTGCTGCAAGTCGGCCCACTGACTGACCGATTCAATCAACAATTGGCCGCAGCCCATGACGTCCAGCAACTTTGGACCCAGGCAGACCCGGTCGCCTTTCTCAAGGAGCGCGGCGCCGAGTTCGACATCGTTATTACCTCGGCTCGCTTTGGTTGTTCAGCGGCGCAATTGGCGGCGATGCCCTCCGTGAAAGCGATTTGCAGCTTTGGTGTGGGTTATGACGCAATCGCCTTAGGCGCCGCCCATGCGCGTGGGATTCAGATTAGCAATACGCCGGACGTCCTCAATGACTGTGTTGCCGACCTGGCCATGGGCCTGATCATCGACAGCGCCCGCAAGATTGCCCTCGGCGACCGCTTTGTTCGCGACGGCTCATGGGGCGCCAAGCCTTTCCCGTTGGGCCGCAGCGTGACCGGAAAAAAACTTGGCATCGTTGGCTTGGGGCGCATCGGCAAAGAAGTGGTCAAGCGTTCCAGCGGCTTCAGCATGGAAGCGCGTTATCACAACCGTAAACCTGATGCGACCAGCCCCCTTCAGTACGAAGCGGACTTGATCGAACTGGCGCGTTGGTCGGACTTCCTGGTCCTGACCTGCGTTGGTGGTCCTTCGACCCATCACCTGATCAGCACCGACGTGCTCGAAGCACTGGGCGAAACCGGCACGTTGATCAACGTTGCGCGGGGCACGGTGGTTGATGAAGACGCATTGGTCGCCGCGCTGGTCAACGGCAAACTCGGCGCCGCCGGGCTGGACGTTTTCGACGTAGAACCTAAGGTGCCAAGCGCTTTGCTTGAACTGCCGAACGTCGTGCTATTGCCGCACATTGGCAGCGGCACCGAAGAAACCCGTTTGGGCATGGAAGCGGTGGTGTTCAGCAATTTGAAGGCGTTCCTGGAGCGCGGCGAGGTTGTAAACGCGGTCTGA
- a CDS encoding response regulator transcription factor yields MSDEIQVEGEGEELPHLLLVDDDATFTRVMARAMSRRGFRVSTASSAEEGLMLAQNDIPEYAALDLKMTGDSGLVLLPKLLEIDPEMRVVILTGYSSIATAVEAIKRGACNYLCKPADADDVLAALLSEHADLDTLVPENPMSVDRLQWEHIQRVLTEHEGNISATARALGMHRRTLQRKLQKRPVRR; encoded by the coding sequence ATGAGTGACGAAATTCAAGTCGAAGGCGAAGGCGAAGAGCTGCCGCATTTGTTGTTGGTCGACGATGACGCGACCTTCACCCGCGTGATGGCACGGGCCATGAGTCGGCGTGGCTTTCGTGTCAGCACCGCCAGTTCGGCCGAAGAAGGCCTGATGTTGGCGCAAAACGACATTCCGGAATACGCCGCGCTGGACCTGAAAATGACCGGCGATTCCGGGCTGGTGTTGCTGCCCAAGCTGCTGGAAATCGATCCGGAAATGCGCGTGGTGATCCTGACCGGTTACTCGAGCATCGCCACGGCTGTGGAAGCCATCAAGCGCGGCGCTTGCAATTATCTGTGCAAACCGGCCGATGCTGACGACGTTTTGGCTGCGTTGCTGTCCGAACATGCAGACCTGGACACGCTGGTGCCGGAAAACCCGATGTCGGTGGACCGTTTGCAGTGGGAACATATTCAGCGCGTGCTGACCGAACATGAAGGCAACATCTCTGCCACCGCTCGAGCCCTGGGCATGCACCGCCGGACCTTGCAGCGTAAGTTGCAAAAGCGGCCGGTCAGGCGCTGA
- the garD gene encoding galactarate dehydratase — translation MNLIQHADSPRYIQLNALDNVVVVVNDQGVPAGTQFDNGLVTLDNVPQSHKVNLVDIAEGEPIIRYGHTIGFALQAIPRGSWVREDQLRMPTAPPLDSLPLSTDVPEQAEPLEGFTFEGYRNADGTVGTRNILGITTTVQCVTGVLDHAVKRIRDELLPKYPNVDDVVALTHSYGCGVAITAKDAYIPIRTVRNLARNPNLGGEALVISLGCEKLQPGQVMHENDSSVDLDDPWLYRLQDSSHGFVEMIEQIMDMAETRLKKLDQRRRETVPASELILGMQCGGSDAFSGITANPALGYASDLLLRAGATVMFSEVTEVRDAIYLLTSRAETVEVAQELVREMDWYDRYLAKGEADRSANTTPGNKKGGLSNIVEKSLGSIVKSGRSAINGVLGPGERFTRKGLIFCATPASDFVCGTLQLAAGMNMHVFTTGRGTPYGLAMAPVVKVSTRTELSQRWPDLIDIDAGRIATGRATIEDLGWELFHFYLDVASGKKKTCAEALRLHNDITLFNPAPIT, via the coding sequence ATGAACCTGATTCAACATGCCGATTCGCCACGCTACATTCAGTTGAATGCCCTCGATAACGTAGTTGTCGTGGTCAACGATCAAGGTGTGCCTGCGGGCACCCAGTTCGACAACGGTTTGGTAACGCTGGATAACGTGCCGCAAAGCCACAAGGTCAACTTGGTGGACATCGCCGAAGGGGAGCCCATCATTCGTTATGGGCACACCATCGGTTTTGCCTTGCAGGCGATCCCGCGCGGCAGTTGGGTCAGGGAAGATCAACTGCGCATGCCGACCGCGCCGCCACTGGACAGCCTGCCGTTGTCCACCGATGTGCCGGAACAAGCCGAGCCGCTGGAAGGCTTCACCTTCGAAGGCTATCGCAACGCTGACGGCACCGTCGGTACGCGTAATATTCTGGGTATCACCACCACCGTGCAATGCGTCACCGGGGTGCTTGATCATGCGGTCAAGCGCATCCGTGACGAGTTGCTGCCTAAATACCCGAACGTCGATGACGTGGTGGCGCTGACCCACAGTTATGGCTGTGGCGTGGCGATCACGGCAAAAGATGCCTACATTCCGATCCGTACCGTGCGCAACTTGGCGCGCAACCCGAACCTGGGCGGCGAAGCGCTGGTGATCAGCCTGGGTTGCGAGAAATTGCAGCCGGGGCAAGTCATGCACGAAAACGATAGCTCGGTGGACCTCGACGATCCGTGGCTGTATCGGCTTCAGGACTCGAGCCACGGTTTCGTGGAAATGATCGAGCAGATCATGGACATGGCCGAGACCCGCTTGAAGAAACTCGATCAACGTCGTCGCGAAACCGTGCCGGCGTCCGAGCTGATTTTGGGCATGCAGTGTGGTGGCAGTGATGCGTTTTCTGGCATCACTGCTAACCCCGCACTGGGCTACGCCTCGGACCTGCTGTTGCGCGCCGGTGCGACGGTGATGTTTTCCGAAGTCACCGAAGTGCGTGATGCAATTTACTTGCTGACCTCCCGCGCTGAAACCGTCGAAGTGGCGCAAGAATTGGTTCGCGAAATGGACTGGTACGACCGTTACTTGGCCAAGGGTGAGGCAGATCGCAGTGCCAACACCACGCCAGGTAACAAAAAGGGCGGGCTGTCGAATATTGTCGAGAAGTCCTTGGGCTCCATCGTCAAATCCGGGCGCAGCGCGATCAACGGGGTGCTTGGCCCTGGCGAACGCTTCACGCGTAAAGGGTTGATTTTCTGTGCAACGCCAGCCAGTGATTTTGTCTGCGGTACGTTGCAACTGGCTGCCGGAATGAACATGCACGTGTTCACCACTGGGCGCGGTACGCCGTATGGCTTGGCGATGGCGCCGGTGGTGAAGGTGTCGACGCGCACCGAACTGTCACAGCGTTGGCCCGACCTGATCGACATCGACGCAGGCCGCATCGCCACCGGGCGCGCCACCATCGAAGACCTGGGTTGGGAGCTGTTCCACTTCTACCTGGACGTTGCCAGCGGCAAGAAAAAAACCTGCGCCGAAGCGCTGCGTTTGCACAACGACATCACTTTGTTCAACCCGGCGCCTATTACGTAA
- a CDS encoding FadR/GntR family transcriptional regulator, whose amino-acid sequence MDNQSPAPRVRRKHRSLAQELVTELSERIRGGQLTRGDKLPTESAIMQEQGVSRTVVREAISRLQASGLVETRHGIGTFVLDTPSPSGFRIDPATIVTLRDVLAILELRISLEVESAGLAAQRRTPEQLSLMRTALDTLIERAQNAADGVSSDFQFHLQIALSTGNRYFVDIMTHLGTSIIPRTRLNSAHLAHDDQQQYMSRLNREHEEIFEAIARQDSDAARAAMRLHLTNSRERLRHAHEEAQKQQA is encoded by the coding sequence ATGGATAATCAGAGCCCTGCGCCACGTGTTCGCAGAAAACACCGCAGCCTCGCCCAAGAGTTGGTGACTGAACTCTCCGAGCGGATCCGCGGTGGTCAACTGACGCGCGGAGACAAATTGCCGACCGAATCGGCAATCATGCAAGAACAGGGCGTCAGCCGCACAGTGGTGCGCGAGGCCATCTCGCGATTGCAGGCCTCCGGTTTGGTAGAAACCCGGCACGGCATCGGCACCTTTGTGCTGGATACGCCGAGCCCCAGTGGGTTTCGTATCGATCCGGCGACCATTGTCACGTTGCGTGACGTGCTGGCGATTCTCGAGTTGCGCATCAGCCTTGAAGTCGAATCAGCCGGATTGGCCGCGCAACGTCGCACCCCAGAGCAACTTTCGTTAATGCGAACAGCGCTGGATACGTTGATCGAAAGGGCGCAAAACGCCGCCGACGGTGTGTCATCAGACTTCCAGTTTCATTTGCAGATTGCGCTGTCGACAGGCAACCGTTACTTCGTCGACATCATGACTCACCTGGGTACCAGCATCATTCCACGTACCCGCCTCAATTCCGCGCATCTGGCCCATGACGATCAGCAGCAATACATGAGTCGTTTGAACCGCGAGCACGAAGAAATCTTCGAAGCCATCGCCCGCCAAGACTCCGACGCCGCCCGCGCCGCCATGCGCCTGCATCTGACCAATAGCCGCGAACGCCTGCGCCATGCCCATGAAGAGGCGCAAAAGCAGCAGGCTTAA
- the kdgD gene encoding 5-dehydro-4-deoxyglucarate dehydratase has product MNPQELKSILSAGLLSFPVTDFNAQGDFHKAGYIKRLEWLAPYGATALFAAGGTGEFFSLAASEYSEVIKTAVDTCANSVPILAGVGGSTRQAIEYAQEAERLGAKGILLLPHYLTEASQDGVAAHVEAVCKSVKIGVIVYNRNVCRLTAPLLERLAERCPNLIGYKDGLGDIELMVSIRHRLGDRFSYLGGLPTAEVYAAAYKALGVPVYSSAVFNFLPKMAMDFYHAIARDDHATVGKLIDDFFLPYLDIRNRKSGYAVSIVKAGAKIAGYDAGPVRTPLTDLTAEEFEMLAALMDKQGAQ; this is encoded by the coding sequence ATGAATCCACAAGAACTGAAGTCCATCCTTTCTGCAGGTCTGCTGTCTTTTCCTGTTACCGATTTCAACGCTCAGGGCGACTTCCACAAGGCCGGCTACATCAAGCGCCTTGAATGGCTTGCCCCGTACGGCGCTACCGCATTGTTCGCTGCCGGCGGCACCGGTGAGTTTTTCTCCCTCGCCGCCAGCGAATATTCCGAAGTCATCAAGACTGCGGTCGATACCTGCGCTAATAGCGTGCCGATTCTGGCCGGTGTCGGTGGCTCGACCCGCCAAGCCATCGAATACGCACAAGAAGCCGAGCGCCTGGGCGCCAAAGGCATCTTGCTGTTGCCGCACTACTTGACCGAAGCCAGCCAGGACGGCGTTGCCGCCCACGTTGAAGCCGTGTGCAAGTCGGTCAAGATCGGCGTGATCGTTTACAACCGTAACGTCTGCCGCCTGACCGCTCCGCTGCTGGAACGTCTGGCCGAACGCTGCCCGAACCTGATCGGCTACAAAGACGGCTTGGGCGACATCGAACTGATGGTCTCCATTCGTCATCGCCTTGGCGATCGCTTCAGCTACCTGGGCGGCCTGCCGACTGCCGAAGTCTACGCCGCTGCTTACAAAGCGCTGGGCGTTCCGGTGTATTCGTCGGCGGTGTTCAACTTCCTGCCAAAAATGGCCATGGACTTCTACCACGCCATTGCCCGTGACGATCACGCCACTGTTGGCAAGCTGATCGACGACTTCTTCCTGCCGTACCTGGACATCCGTAACCGCAAATCGGGTTACGCGGTCAGCATCGTTAAAGCCGGCGCAAAAATCGCTGGTTACGACGCAGGCCCAGTCCGCACGCCACTGACTGACCTCACCGCAGAAGAGTTTGAAATGCTCGCTGCGTTGATGGACAAGCAGGGCGCTCAATAA
- a CDS encoding aldehyde dehydrogenase family protein, with amino-acid sequence MSDSKRFDNYIGGEWVAGATYSSNINPSDLSDVVGQYAQADVAQVNAAIDAARAAFPAWSTSGIQARSDSLDKVGSEILARREELGNLLAREEGKTLPEAIGEVTRAGNIFKFFAGECLRLSGDYLPSVRPGVNVEVTREPLGVIGLITPWNFPIAIPAWKIAPALAYGNCVVIKPADLVPGCAWAIAEIISRSGFPAGVFNLVMGSGRVVGDVIVKSRKVDGVSFTGSVGVGRQIAVDCIARQAKVQLEMGGKNPQVILDDADLKQAVELSVQSAFYSTGQRCTASSRFIVTAGIHDKFVEAMAERMRSIKVGHALKSGTDIGPVVSKAQLDQDMSYVAIGQQEGARLVSGGELVTCDTEGYFLAPTLFADSTAQMRISKEEIFGPVANIVRVADYEAALAMANDTEFGLSAGIATSSLKYANHFKRHSQAGMVMVNLPTAGVDYHVPFGGRKGSSYGSREQGRYAQEFYTVVKTSYVGS; translated from the coding sequence GTGTCTGATTCGAAACGTTTTGATAACTACATCGGTGGCGAGTGGGTTGCCGGTGCGACTTACTCCTCCAACATCAACCCATCTGATCTGTCGGATGTCGTCGGCCAATACGCTCAAGCTGACGTGGCGCAAGTCAACGCCGCCATTGATGCTGCCCGTGCCGCCTTCCCGGCTTGGTCGACGTCTGGCATTCAAGCACGCAGCGATTCGCTGGACAAAGTCGGCAGCGAAATCCTCGCCCGGCGTGAAGAGCTCGGCAACTTGCTCGCCCGTGAAGAAGGCAAAACTCTGCCTGAAGCGATTGGCGAAGTGACCCGCGCTGGCAACATTTTCAAATTCTTCGCCGGCGAATGCCTTCGACTGTCGGGTGATTACTTGCCGTCCGTACGTCCGGGCGTCAACGTTGAAGTCACTCGCGAACCGCTGGGCGTGATCGGTTTGATCACCCCGTGGAACTTCCCGATTGCGATTCCAGCCTGGAAAATTGCACCGGCTTTGGCTTACGGCAATTGTGTAGTGATCAAACCGGCTGACCTGGTACCAGGTTGCGCATGGGCCATCGCTGAAATCATCTCCCGTTCGGGCTTCCCGGCGGGTGTGTTCAACCTGGTGATGGGCAGCGGCCGTGTGGTAGGCGATGTGATCGTCAAAAGCCGCAAAGTCGATGGCGTTAGCTTCACCGGTTCAGTCGGCGTGGGTCGTCAGATCGCTGTTGATTGCATCGCGCGTCAAGCCAAAGTACAGCTGGAAATGGGCGGCAAAAACCCACAGGTCATTCTCGACGACGCTGATCTCAAGCAAGCGGTCGAGTTGTCGGTACAGAGCGCGTTTTATTCAACCGGTCAACGCTGCACGGCGTCGAGCCGCTTCATCGTAACGGCTGGCATCCACGACAAGTTCGTTGAAGCCATGGCCGAGCGCATGCGTTCGATTAAAGTGGGTCACGCACTGAAATCCGGTACTGATATCGGTCCAGTCGTGTCCAAAGCCCAGCTGGATCAAGACATGAGCTATGTCGCCATCGGTCAGCAAGAAGGCGCACGTTTGGTTTCGGGCGGTGAATTGGTCACCTGCGACACCGAAGGCTACTTCTTGGCGCCAACGTTGTTTGCTGACAGCACTGCCCAGATGCGTATCAGCAAGGAAGAGATTTTTGGTCCAGTGGCGAACATCGTTCGTGTTGCTGATTATGAAGCTGCACTGGCCATGGCCAACGACACCGAGTTCGGTCTGTCGGCGGGTATTGCCACCTCTTCGCTGAAATACGCGAACCACTTCAAGCGTCATTCCCAAGCCGGGATGGTGATGGTCAACCTGCCAACAGCGGGTGTTGATTACCACGTACCGTTTGGTGGCCGTAAAGGTTCTTCCTACGGTTCGCGCGAGCAAGGTCGCTACGCGCAAGAGTTCTACACCGTGGTAAAAACTAGCTACGTCGGTTCGTAG
- a CDS encoding ABC transporter ATP-binding protein/permease: MNRNAEYSGVNDAVRGEFFRRVWKLITPYWRSEEKGMAWLLLVSVIALSLFSVAISVMINSWYKDFYNALQEKNVEAFTHLILYFCGIAAIAILGAVYRLYLTQMLTIRWRRWLTEQHFAKWLAHKNYYQLEQHGYTDNPDQRLSEDLNSFTSSTLSLALGLIRTVVSLVSFSVILWGVSGSIVLLGITIPGYMFWAALLYAALGSWLTHKIGQRLIKLSNQQERYEADLRFALVRVRENAESIAFSNGEPNENQRLSSRFGMIWTNYWNIMKVSKRLTFFTAGYSQIATVFAFVVASPRYFSGAIELGGLMQINSAFGNVQENFSWFIDAYTSLASWRATCDRLLSFRQGMSDNEAHSSEIKLDRDGNALRFDNLQLKLADGRDLLAGANLDIASGDRVMLSGRSGSGKSTLLRALGGLWYEGQGRVQLPAERYLFLPQRPYLPIGTLREALSYPQAPEAYPADRYAQVLETCRLTHLIPRLDESDHWQRMLSPGEQQRVAFARALLYAPSWLYLDEATSAMDEEDEGALYQALIDELPGVTLLSVGHRASLKRFHRRHVRIDGGQLREQPQPEAVV, from the coding sequence ATGAATCGCAACGCCGAGTATTCTGGGGTCAATGACGCCGTTCGTGGAGAGTTCTTCCGCCGCGTCTGGAAACTGATAACGCCGTACTGGCGTAGCGAAGAAAAAGGCATGGCCTGGCTGCTGCTGGTATCCGTGATCGCGCTGTCGCTGTTCAGCGTGGCGATCTCGGTGATGATCAACAGTTGGTACAAAGACTTCTACAACGCCTTGCAAGAGAAAAACGTAGAGGCGTTTACCCATCTGATTCTGTATTTCTGCGGTATCGCCGCCATCGCGATCCTCGGTGCGGTGTACCGTCTCTATCTGACGCAGATGCTGACCATCCGCTGGCGTCGATGGTTGACCGAGCAGCACTTTGCCAAGTGGCTCGCGCACAAAAATTACTACCAGCTTGAACAACATGGTTACACCGATAACCCTGACCAACGATTGTCCGAAGACCTGAATAGCTTCACTTCCAGTACCTTGAGCCTGGCGCTGGGCCTTATCCGCACTGTGGTCAGCCTGGTGTCGTTCTCGGTCATTTTGTGGGGTGTTTCGGGCAGTATCGTACTGCTGGGTATCACGATTCCCGGCTACATGTTTTGGGCTGCACTGTTATATGCCGCGTTGGGCAGCTGGCTGACTCACAAGATCGGCCAGCGGCTGATCAAGCTGAGCAACCAACAGGAACGCTACGAAGCTGATTTGCGTTTCGCGCTGGTCCGGGTTCGTGAAAATGCTGAAAGTATTGCCTTCTCCAATGGGGAGCCGAATGAAAATCAGCGGTTGAGTTCGCGCTTCGGCATGATCTGGACCAATTACTGGAACATCATGAAGGTCTCCAAGCGCCTGACCTTCTTCACGGCTGGTTATTCACAGATCGCCACGGTGTTCGCTTTCGTTGTCGCCTCCCCGCGTTACTTCTCGGGTGCCATCGAACTGGGCGGTCTGATGCAGATCAACTCGGCGTTCGGCAACGTGCAGGAAAACTTCAGCTGGTTCATCGACGCGTATACCTCGCTGGCCTCATGGCGCGCCACTTGCGATCGTCTGTTGAGTTTCCGTCAGGGTATGTCAGACAACGAAGCGCACAGTTCTGAGATCAAGCTGGACCGCGATGGCAATGCGCTGCGTTTTGATAACTTACAGCTGAAGCTGGCGGACGGTCGTGATCTATTGGCCGGCGCCAATCTGGACATCGCTTCGGGTGATCGCGTGATGCTCAGCGGCCGTTCGGGCAGCGGTAAAAGTACCTTGCTGCGTGCATTGGGTGGCTTGTGGTATGAGGGGCAGGGCCGTGTGCAATTGCCCGCCGAGCGCTATTTGTTCTTGCCGCAACGCCCGTATCTGCCGATTGGTACGTTGCGCGAGGCGTTAAGTTATCCACAGGCACCGGAAGCGTATCCGGCCGACCGTTATGCACAGGTGCTGGAAACCTGTCGTCTGACTCATTTGATCCCGCGTCTCGACGAAAGTGATCACTGGCAACGCATGTTGTCGCCGGGTGAGCAACAGCGTGTGGCCTTTGCCCGTGCGCTGCTTTACGCACCGAGCTGGCTTTATCTGGATGAAGCAACGTCGGCAATGGACGAAGAAGATGAGGGCGCGCTGTATCAGGCGCTGATCGACGAGCTGCCGGGCGTGACCCTGCTTAGTGTTGGCCACCGCGCTAGCCTTAAGCGCTTCCATCGCCGGCATGTGCGGATTGATGGCGGCCAGTTGCGTGAACAACCTCAACCTGAGGCCGTCGTGTAA